From the genome of Halomonas sp. 1513, one region includes:
- a CDS encoding signal recognition particle-docking protein FtsY — protein MFGFFKRKKQQDESQQSPKDQQALDESQYQESQGEPAKEGTASADALVDVAPQAHEQAAAREALGDAPPSDGAVSALEEAPLAAEVDDLAEPAEVDTVAEPEPEPEPEPEPEPEPEPEPEPTALAGSDDVPEKRGWLARIKQGLGKTRANLTDGIADLFLGKKQIDDDLMEELETQLLMADVGIEATSEIIDNLSARVSRKELADADALYRALQDELSAMLDPVATPLALPPKGEGPFVILMVGVNGVGKTTTIGKLTKRFQAEGRSVMLAAGDTFRAAAVEQLKVWGERNKVPVIAQHTGADSASVIYDAVAAAKARKVDVLIADTAGRLHNKGHLMEELKKVQRVMGKLDATAPHEVMLVLDAGTGQNAISQASTFNEAVPVTGITLTKLDGTAKGGIIFALAKQLGTPIRYIGVGETLDDLRPFEARDFVDALFARDEHDAERR, from the coding sequence ATGTTCGGATTTTTCAAGCGCAAGAAGCAGCAGGACGAGTCCCAGCAGTCACCCAAGGATCAGCAGGCGCTCGACGAATCGCAGTATCAAGAGTCCCAGGGCGAGCCGGCCAAGGAAGGCACGGCCTCCGCTGACGCCCTCGTCGATGTCGCCCCCCAGGCACACGAGCAGGCCGCGGCCCGCGAGGCGCTGGGCGATGCGCCGCCCAGCGACGGCGCGGTCAGTGCGCTGGAGGAGGCGCCGCTGGCGGCTGAGGTAGACGACCTGGCCGAGCCGGCCGAGGTCGATACTGTTGCCGAGCCCGAGCCCGAGCCCGAGCCCGAGCCCGAGCCCGAGCCCGAGCCCGAGCCCGAGCCCGAGCCGACGGCCTTGGCGGGCAGTGATGATGTGCCCGAAAAGCGCGGCTGGCTGGCGCGCATCAAGCAGGGGCTGGGCAAGACCCGCGCCAACCTGACCGACGGTATCGCCGACCTGTTTCTGGGCAAGAAGCAGATCGACGACGACCTGATGGAGGAGCTGGAGACCCAGCTGCTGATGGCCGACGTCGGCATCGAGGCCACCAGCGAGATCATCGACAACCTCTCGGCGCGGGTCTCGCGCAAGGAACTCGCCGACGCCGACGCCCTCTACCGCGCGCTGCAGGACGAGCTCAGCGCGATGCTCGACCCGGTGGCCACGCCGCTGGCGCTACCGCCCAAGGGCGAAGGGCCCTTCGTGATCCTGATGGTCGGCGTCAACGGGGTCGGCAAGACCACCACCATCGGCAAGTTGACCAAGCGCTTCCAGGCCGAAGGGCGCAGCGTGATGCTGGCCGCCGGCGACACCTTCCGCGCCGCCGCGGTGGAGCAGCTCAAGGTATGGGGCGAGCGCAACAAGGTGCCGGTGATCGCCCAGCACACCGGCGCCGACAGCGCCTCGGTGATCTATGACGCGGTGGCCGCCGCCAAGGCGCGCAAGGTCGACGTGCTGATCGCCGACACCGCCGGGCGCCTGCACAACAAGGGGCACCTGATGGAAGAGCTGAAGAAGGTTCAGCGGGTGATGGGCAAGCTCGACGCCACGGCCCCCCACGAGGTGATGCTGGTGCTCGACGCCGGCACTGGCCAGAACGCCATCTCCCAGGCCAGCACCTTCAACGAGGCGGTGCCGGTCACCGGCATCACCCTGACCAAGCTCGACGGTACCGCCAAGGGCGGCATCATCTTCGCCCTGGCCAAGCAGCTCGGCACGCCGATCCGCTATATCGGCGTCGGCGAGACCCTCGACGACCTGCGGCCGTTCGAGGCCCGCGACTTCGTCGATGCGCTGTTCGCCCGCGACGAGCACGACGCCGAGCGCCGCTGA
- a CDS encoding cell division protein ZapB yields the protein MSIELFNQLEQKVGNAVEAIEMLKMEAEELREENARLKQEHDEWQQRLSGLLEKFNELDGSGSA from the coding sequence ATGAGCATCGAACTCTTCAATCAGCTCGAGCAGAAAGTCGGCAACGCCGTCGAGGCCATCGAAATGCTGAAGATGGAGGCCGAGGAGCTGCGCGAGGAAAATGCCCGCCTGAAGCAGGAGCATGACGAGTGGCAGCAGCGCCTCAGCGGCCTGCTGGAGAAGTTCAACGAACTCGACGGCAGCGGCAGCGCCTGA
- a CDS encoding 16S rRNA (guanine(966)-N(2))-methyltransferase RsmD produces MTRRRPPSRRRPAARANQASGRLRIIGGEFRRRQLPVLDRPGLRPTPDRVRETLFNWLAGAALGADVLDLYAGTGALGLEALSRGARQAHFVEGDAAVASALRDNLATLGATGRVTTSDVMALLDAPADAAAPYALVFLDPPFRQGLAEPSCAALEAGGWLAARAWIYLETEAGLTPNVPASWTMHREVRAGDSHARLYRRLSLPGDAC; encoded by the coding sequence ATGACTCGACGCCGCCCCCCCTCACGCCGCCGCCCCGCTGCCCGTGCCAACCAGGCAAGCGGTCGCCTGCGCATCATCGGCGGCGAGTTCCGCCGCCGCCAGCTGCCGGTGCTCGACCGCCCGGGCCTGCGCCCCACCCCGGACAGGGTGCGCGAGACGCTGTTCAACTGGCTGGCAGGCGCCGCGCTCGGTGCTGATGTGCTCGACCTCTACGCCGGTACCGGTGCACTGGGGCTGGAGGCGCTGTCACGGGGCGCCCGCCAGGCCCACTTCGTCGAGGGCGACGCCGCGGTGGCCAGCGCCCTGCGCGACAATCTCGCCACCCTCGGCGCCACTGGGCGTGTCACCACCAGCGATGTCATGGCCCTGCTCGACGCCCCCGCCGACGCGGCGGCGCCCTATGCCCTGGTGTTTCTCGACCCGCCGTTTCGCCAAGGGCTCGCCGAGCCGAGCTGTGCCGCGCTCGAGGCCGGCGGCTGGCTCGCCGCGCGGGCCTGGATCTACCTGGAAACCGAGGCCGGGCTCACCCCTAACGTACCCGCGAGCTGGACAATGCATCGCGAGGTCCGCGCCGGCGACAGCCATGCCCGCCTCTATCGGCGCCTGTCGTTACCCGGCGACGCTTGCTGA
- a CDS encoding RNA polymerase factor sigma-32 — MSTRLQPVGHLSPGHDLNGYIQAVNGIAVLSAEEERELAFRLHEQSDLEAARRLVLSHLRFVVHIARSYSGYGLPQADLIQEGNVGLMKAVKRFDPNQGVRLVSFAVHWIKAEIHEFVLRNWRIVKIATTKAQRKLFFNLRSAKKRLAWLNNDEVDAIAKDLDVKPEIVREMEGRLTAYDAGFDASPSDDDEQSYQAPVHFLDDARFDPATQLEDSDWEEDSTRRLQLALDELDERSRDILQRRWLNEPKATLHELADVYGVSAERIRQLEKNAMNKIKRQIGDALVA; from the coding sequence ATGAGTACCCGTCTTCAGCCTGTTGGTCATCTATCTCCGGGCCACGACCTGAATGGATATATTCAGGCGGTCAACGGCATCGCCGTGCTGTCTGCAGAGGAGGAGCGCGAACTGGCGTTCCGCCTGCACGAACAGAGCGACCTGGAGGCCGCGCGCCGCCTGGTCCTGTCGCACCTGCGTTTCGTGGTGCATATTGCACGCAGCTACTCCGGCTACGGCCTGCCCCAGGCCGACCTGATCCAGGAAGGCAACGTCGGCCTGATGAAGGCAGTCAAGCGCTTCGACCCCAACCAGGGCGTGCGTCTGGTGTCGTTCGCCGTGCACTGGATCAAGGCCGAGATTCACGAGTTCGTGCTGCGCAACTGGCGCATCGTCAAGATCGCCACCACCAAGGCGCAGCGCAAGCTGTTCTTCAATCTGCGCAGTGCCAAGAAGCGCTTGGCCTGGCTCAACAACGATGAAGTCGACGCCATCGCCAAGGATCTCGACGTCAAGCCCGAGATCGTGCGCGAGATGGAGGGGCGGCTGACCGCCTACGACGCCGGCTTCGACGCCTCGCCCAGCGATGACGACGAGCAGAGCTACCAGGCGCCGGTGCACTTCCTCGACGACGCCCGCTTCGATCCGGCCACCCAGCTCGAAGACAGCGACTGGGAGGAGGACTCGACCCGGCGCCTGCAGCTGGCGCTCGACGAGCTCGACGAGCGCTCACGCGACATTCTTCAGCGCCGTTGGCTCAACGAGCCCAAGGCCACGCTCCACGAGCTGGCCGACGTCTACGGCGTTTCCGCCGAGCGCATCCGCCAGCTCGAGAAGAACGCCATGAACAAGATCAAGCGCCAGATCGGTGATGCGTTGGTAGCCTAA
- a CDS encoding cell division protein FtsX, with protein sequence MSGAQPAPRRGARSHQTRTSSRLRSWLRHHRAMCLDSALRLLRHPLGSLLTMLAIAIALVLPAALWLVLDSARLLDAELDESATLTAYLEAGVDEAQAMRINQALGAHPEVDATRLITAAEGMAEFQESLGLADALGRLDDNPLPASVVVSPRETRPDAVRSLAEQLESVSGVDEVRLDLAWIERLAQLAELGRRVALALAVLFGLGVLLIVGNTIRLAVESRRQEIQVVTLIGATHAFVRRPFLYSGAWYGLGGGLLAWALLSLGGQWLAAPVTALAESYGAHFSLPRLDAAGSAILLFSSTLLGLLGAWIAVSRHLAEMRPS encoded by the coding sequence ATGAGCGGCGCCCAGCCAGCCCCGCGGCGGGGGGCACGCAGCCACCAGACGCGCACCAGCAGTCGCCTGCGCAGCTGGCTGCGCCACCATCGCGCAATGTGCCTCGATAGCGCACTACGCCTGCTGCGCCACCCGTTGGGCAGCCTGCTGACCATGCTGGCCATCGCCATTGCGCTGGTGCTGCCTGCGGCGCTGTGGCTGGTGCTGGATAGTGCCCGACTGCTCGATGCCGAGCTCGACGAGAGTGCTACCCTGACCGCCTACCTCGAGGCCGGGGTCGACGAGGCCCAGGCGATGCGCATCAACCAAGCGCTAGGGGCTCATCCGGAGGTGGATGCCACGCGGCTGATCACCGCCGCCGAGGGCATGGCCGAGTTCCAGGAGTCGCTGGGCCTGGCCGATGCGCTGGGCCGGCTCGATGACAACCCGCTGCCGGCCAGCGTGGTGGTCTCGCCCCGCGAGACCCGGCCGGACGCGGTGCGCTCCCTGGCCGAGCAGCTCGAGTCGGTCAGCGGTGTCGACGAGGTGCGCCTCGACCTGGCCTGGATCGAGCGCCTGGCGCAGCTCGCCGAGCTGGGACGCCGCGTCGCGCTGGCGCTGGCGGTACTGTTCGGCCTCGGCGTGCTGCTGATCGTCGGCAATACCATTCGTCTGGCGGTGGAGAGCCGTCGCCAGGAGATCCAGGTGGTGACGTTGATCGGTGCCACCCACGCCTTCGTGCGGCGCCCGTTTCTCTACAGCGGCGCCTGGTACGGGCTGGGCGGCGGCCTGCTGGCCTGGGCGCTGCTGAGCCTGGGCGGGCAGTGGTTGGCGGCCCCCGTGACCGCGCTGGCCGAGAGCTACGGCGCGCACTTCAGCCTGCCGCGGTTGGATGCTGCGGGCTCGGCAATACTGCTATTTTCGAGTACACTATTGGGCCTGCTCGGGGCGTGGATTGCGGTCAGCCGGCACCTTGCCGAGATGCGTCCCTCCTGA
- a CDS encoding cell division ATP-binding protein FtsE, with protein MIAFEHVGKRYGGRFEALANIDFQVERGEMLFLTGHSGAGKSSLLRLIMRLERPSRGRVLVAGHDINRLHHSQVPFYRRQIGVVFQDHQLLFDRSIYHNVALPLEIQGVEPREAARRVRAALDKVGLLHREKALPIELSGGEQQRVGIARAVVNKPALLLADEPTGNLDPQLSADIMTLFEDFNRIGTTVMIASHDLALIARLRHRVLQLREGRLVADQEAA; from the coding sequence GTGATTGCCTTCGAGCACGTCGGCAAGCGCTACGGCGGGCGCTTCGAGGCGCTGGCCAATATCGACTTCCAGGTCGAGCGCGGCGAGATGCTGTTTCTCACCGGCCATTCCGGCGCCGGCAAGAGTTCGCTGCTGCGGCTGATCATGCGCCTCGAGCGCCCGTCGCGCGGCCGGGTGCTGGTCGCCGGCCACGATATCAACCGCCTGCACCACTCCCAGGTGCCCTTTTACCGGCGCCAGATCGGCGTGGTCTTCCAGGACCACCAGCTGCTGTTCGATCGTTCGATCTACCACAACGTGGCGCTGCCGCTGGAGATCCAGGGGGTCGAGCCCCGCGAGGCGGCGCGGCGGGTGCGGGCGGCGCTCGACAAGGTAGGCCTGCTGCACCGCGAGAAGGCGCTGCCCATCGAGCTCTCCGGCGGCGAGCAGCAGCGCGTGGGTATCGCCCGGGCGGTGGTCAACAAGCCGGCGCTGCTGCTCGCCGACGAGCCTACCGGCAACCTCGACCCGCAGCTCTCCGCCGACATCATGACCCTGTTCGAGGATTTCAATCGTATCGGTACCACGGTGATGATCGCCAGCCACGACTTGGCGCTGATCGCGCGGCTGCGCCATCGCGTGCTGCAGCTGCGTGAGGGTCGCCTGGTGGCTGACCAGGAGGCGGCATGA
- a CDS encoding acetylglutamate kinase has product MTDQQTRDPQLTVEVLSEALPYIQRFSGKTVVVKYGGNAMTEDALIDSFARDMVLLKEVGINPVVVHGGGPQIGDLLAKLNIESRFVNGMRVTDAETMDVVEMVLGGLVNKGIVNLINQAGGKAIGLTGKDGSQIRARQLKVEHQTPEMTAPEIIDIGHVGEVEHVSTDLIEMLAERDFIPVIAPIGVDREGHSYNINADLVAGKVAEALCAEKLMLLTNVAGLMNAEGEVVTGLSTQQVDALIADGTIHGGMLPKIRCALEAVKGGVASAHIIDGRVPHATLLEIFTNAGVGTQILETDSAGE; this is encoded by the coding sequence ATGACCGACCAACAGACCCGCGACCCGCAGCTGACCGTCGAGGTGCTCTCCGAGGCGCTGCCCTACATCCAGCGCTTCTCCGGCAAGACCGTGGTGGTCAAGTACGGCGGCAACGCCATGACCGAAGATGCCCTGATCGACTCCTTTGCCCGCGACATGGTGCTGCTCAAGGAGGTCGGCATCAATCCGGTGGTGGTGCACGGCGGCGGGCCGCAGATCGGCGACCTGCTGGCCAAGCTCAATATCGAGTCGCGCTTCGTCAACGGCATGCGGGTCACCGACGCCGAGACCATGGACGTGGTGGAGATGGTCCTTGGCGGCCTGGTCAACAAGGGCATCGTCAACCTGATCAACCAGGCCGGCGGCAAGGCCATCGGCCTGACCGGCAAGGACGGCTCGCAGATCCGCGCCCGCCAGCTCAAGGTCGAGCACCAGACGCCGGAGATGACCGCCCCCGAGATCATCGACATCGGCCACGTCGGCGAGGTCGAACATGTCTCCACCGACCTGATCGAGATGCTCGCCGAGCGCGATTTCATCCCGGTGATCGCACCGATCGGCGTCGACCGCGAGGGCCACAGCTACAACATCAACGCCGACCTGGTCGCCGGCAAGGTCGCCGAGGCGCTGTGCGCCGAGAAGCTGATGCTGCTGACCAACGTCGCCGGCCTGATGAACGCCGAGGGTGAGGTGGTCACCGGCCTGTCGACCCAGCAGGTCGATGCGCTGATCGCCGACGGCACCATCCACGGCGGCATGCTGCCCAAGATCCGCTGCGCCCTGGAAGCGGTCAAGGGCGGCGTGGCCAGTGCGCATATAATCGACGGCCGCGTGCCCCACGCCACCCTGCTGGAGATCTTCACCAACGCCGGGGTCGGCACCCAGATCCTCGAGACCGACTCCGCCGGCGAGTAG
- a CDS encoding nucleoid occlusion factor SlmA, translating into MTQENSKTNRREEILQALALMLEEDSGKRITIAALARQVGVSEAALYRHFPSKARMFEGLIEFIEETLFERIRRILDETHEALPRCQQILTLLLGFAEKNPGLTRLLGGDALTGETARLRLRIHQLFERLETQLKQVLREAELREQRRPSLPASAAANLLMAHAEGRISQYVRSDFRRRPTEYWDDQWRLLSAQLLMDVPSLARA; encoded by the coding sequence ATGACGCAGGAAAATTCGAAGACCAACCGCCGGGAGGAGATCCTCCAGGCGCTGGCGCTGATGCTCGAAGAGGACAGCGGCAAGCGCATCACCATTGCCGCCCTGGCACGCCAGGTCGGGGTCTCCGAGGCAGCGCTCTACCGGCACTTCCCAAGCAAGGCGCGGATGTTCGAAGGGCTGATCGAGTTCATCGAAGAGACCCTGTTCGAGCGCATTCGCCGCATCCTCGACGAGACCCACGAGGCGCTGCCGCGCTGCCAGCAGATCCTTACCCTGCTGCTGGGCTTCGCCGAGAAGAACCCCGGCCTCACCCGGCTGCTGGGCGGCGATGCGCTGACCGGCGAAACCGCACGGCTGCGACTGCGCATCCACCAGCTCTTCGAGCGCCTCGAGACCCAGCTCAAACAGGTGCTGCGCGAGGCCGAGCTGCGCGAGCAGCGTCGCCCCAGCCTGCCCGCCTCGGCCGCCGCCAACCTGCTGATGGCCCACGCCGAGGGCCGCATCTCGCAGTACGTGCGCAGCGACTTCCGCCGCCGCCCCACCGAGTACTGGGACGACCAGTGGCGGTTGCTCTCGGCCCAGCTATTGATGGACGTGCCGAGCCTGGCGCGGGCCTGA